From Vitis vinifera cultivar Pinot Noir 40024 chromosome 5, ASM3070453v1, the proteins below share one genomic window:
- the LOC100252782 gene encoding U-box domain-containing protein 43 — MALELVPIGTILAVLTNQVLKTAQAAKDVLIGKECFKVLSKHLFDIEPVLKELQLQKLNDSQAAKQALENLEEDVKKANNLVERYKNCARFYLLFKCRHIVKEVEEVTRDIGRSLAALSLANTEVLAGISDQVNRLQNEMQRVEFEASQSQIKIVDKLNQGINDAKLDQDFANDMLEEIAMAVGVPVEPSEISKELKNLRKEKEETANRKERAEAFFLEQVIELLSRADAAKDFEQVKEHYVQRAQVIERYDCSREDITPLKTFICPISQTVMVDPVNLCTDTTCERAAIKAWFDRGEKTDPETGDLLGDFTLRPNLRLRQSIEEWREINYCLKIRSSKEKLLSGVDLSVEAALIQMQDLMRENSINKDWITIGGLTAIIVSILGSSHNKDVKRNILITLKYVVEGHARNKEKVVEFKGLDHIIPCLGRDSSISKAAVELLYELLQDKSGWNVSVCRKLSQTCSAILFLVTLLKGPVKESAEKAEKILMKLCDEDEENISRAARADWYKPLIDRIIRGSETSRISKVRTLVNMELVDQNITLLGKEGVIPPLLEMASGNVESQEASLSALVKLSGCHANKELIAAAGGVPIIVDLIFSPHTAIIIARCCEVLEKLTSNDDGIKFLVDKNKKQLEIEQIIKKLLAFLQSPNSSNIMLRPALRALLGICKSEARFIKTAVLTANGVSLILPLLDGSDPEIREIAINLLSLFSQHEPEGVVEYLLKPKRLEALVGFLENGDKADVQMAAAGLLANLPKSEVPLTMKLIELEGLNAIISILRSGTMGAKENALTALFRFTDPANLDSQRKVVELGAYPLLVRFLRVGSETAKARAAALIGNLSTSSLELAVVPKPARCLCFRSSRVPLCPAHGGICSVETTFCLLKADALAGLVALLHEEIDATAYEAIQTLSTLVREDSPQRGANVLHEADAINPTLEILNWGPGPLKEQALVLLEKVLTVKEMVEKYGSIARLRLVDITGRINIHEDGNLRRKAAGVLALLERYSGFDTSSLATGLNG; from the exons ATGGCTTTGGAGCTCGTACCAATAGGGACCATCTTGGCTGTGTTAACGAACCAAGTCCTTAAGACAGCTCAAGCTGCAAAGGATGTTCTTATTGGGAAGGAGTGTTTCAAGGTTCTGTCCAAGCACCTCTTTGATATTGAACCCGTCTTAAAGGAATTGCAGCTTCAAAAACTGAATGATTCTCAAGCTGCAAAGCAAGCTCTAGAAAACCTAGAAGAAGATGTCAAGAAAGCTAACAACTTGGTAGAGAGGTACAAAAACTGTGCCCGTTTCTACTTGCTGTTCAAATGCCGGCACATTGTCAAGGAGGTCGAAGAAGTCACAAGGGATATTGGAAGGTCTTTGGCTGCTTTATCCCTTGCAAACACTGAAGTCCTGGCAGGGATATCTGACCAGGTGAACAGGTTACAGAATGAGATGCAAAGAGTGGAATTTGAGGCCTCACAATCTCAGATCAAAATTGTTGACAAGTTGAATCAGGGTATCAATGATGCAAAACTTGACCAGGATTTTGCAAATGACATGCTTGAAGAGATAGCAATGGCAGTTGGGGTACCGGTTGAGCCGTCAGAGATAAGCAAAGAGCTAAAAAACCTcagaaaggaaaaggaagaaactGCCAACCGGAAAGAAAGGGCAGAAGCTTTCTTCCTGGAGCAGGTTATCGAGCTGCTTTCTCGAGCAGATGCTGCAAAAGATTTTGAGCAAGTTAAAGAGCATTATGTTCAGAGGGCTCAGGTCATAGAGCGTTATGATTGCAGCAGAGAGGATATTACACCACTAAAGACTTTCATTTGTCCTATAAGTCAAACTGTGATGGTTGATCCTGTCAACCTTTGCACTGACACCACATGTGAGAGGGCAGCTATCAAAGCCTGGTTTGACCGTGGAGAGAAGACTGATCCAGAAACGGGTGATCTTCTGGGAGATTTTACTTTGAGGCCTAACCTTCGACTAAGACAATCAATTGAAGAGTGGAGGGAAATCAATTACTGCCTTAAAATCAGATCTTCCAAGGAAAAGCTGCTATCAGGTGTAGACCTCTCTGTGGAAGCAGCCCTCATCCAAATGCAGGATCTTATGAGAGAGAATTCCATTAACAAAGACTGGATTACCATAGGAGGGCTTACTGCTATTATTGTTTCTATCCTTGGAAGCTCCCACAACAAAGATGTgaagagaaatattttaattacctTAAAGTATGTTGTAGAAGGACATGCAAGAAATAAG GAAAAAGTGGTTGAGTTCAAGGGGTTGGATCACATCATTCCCTGCTTAGGGCGTGACTCAAGCATATCAAAGGCTGCAGTTGAATTGTTATATGAGTTATTGCAAGATAAATCTGGTTGGAACGTGTCTGTTTGTAGGAAACTCTCACAGACATGTAGTGCAATTCTTTTCCTTGTAACCCTCCTGAAAGGTCCAGTCAAGGAGTCAGCGGAGAAAGCTGAAAAAATCTTAATGAAGCTTTGTGATGAAGATGAGGAGAACATTTCTCGTGCTGCTAGGGCAGACTGGTATAAGCCACTTATTGATCGCATTATTCGAG GCTCTGAGACTTCAAGGATATCAAAGGTGAGAACACTTGTTAATATGGAACTTGTTGACCAGAATATAACGCTCCTTGGCAAGGAAGGGGTAATACCTCCCTTGCTTGAAATGGCATCTGGCAATGTGGAATCACAAGAAGCATCCTTATCTGCACTGGTTAAGCTATCAGGTTGTCATGCCAACAAAGAGCTCATTGCCGCTGCTGGTGGGGTTCCTATTATTGTGGACTTAATATTCTCTCCCCACACTGCAATAATCATTGCTAGATGTTGTGAAGTCTTGGAGAAACTTACTTCAAATGATGATGGAATTAAATTCCTTGTTGACAAAAATAAGAAGCAACTTGAGATAGAGCAGATAATAAAGAAGTTGTTAGCATTTTTACAAAGTCCAAACTCATCCAACATCATGCTGAGGCCTGCTTTACGTGCACTTCTCGGGATTTGTAAGTCTGAAGCAAGGTTTATTAAGACAGCAGTTCTTACTGCCAATGGTGTTTCCCTCATCCTTCCTCTTCTTGATGGCTCTGACCCAGAAATTAGAGAAATTGCCATAAATCTTCTGTCCCTCTTCTCTCAGCATGAACCAGAAGGCGTTGTGGAATATCTTCTCAAGCCAAAGAGGTTGGAGGCTTTAGTGGGGTTTCTTGAGAATGGTGATAAGGCTGATGTACAGATGGCAGCAGCTGGTTTATTGGCCAATCTTCCAAAATCAGAAGTACCACTCACAATGAAGTTAATCGAATTAGAAGGGTTGAATGCAATCATAAGCATCTTAAGATCTGGGACCatgggagcaaaagaaaatgcTCTAACTGCACTCTTCAGGTTCACGGATCCTGCAAATCTAGACTCGCAGCGAAAGGTGGTTGAACTAGGAGCATATCCTTTGCTTGTAAGATTTCTCAGGGTTGGTTCGGAAACAGCAAAGGCAAGAGCAGCAGCCCTCATTGGTAATCTTTCCACAAGCAGTCTAGAACTTGCAGTTGTGCCTAAACCAGCTAGATGCTTGTGTTTCAGGTCATCACGCGTCCCTTTGTGCCCTGCACATGGAGGTATCTGCAGTGTGGAGACAACTTTTTGTCTATTGAAGGCAGATGCTTTGGCTGGGCTGGTAGCACTCTTGCATGAAGAGATTGATGCAACTGCTTATGAAGCAATTCAGACCCTTTCTACACTGGTGCGGGAAGACTCTCCTCAGAGAGGGGCCAATGTCTTGCATGAAGCTGATGCCATTAATCCCACACTGGAGATTTTGAATTGGGGACCGGGTCCTCTGAAGGAACAGGCTTTGGTACTATTGGAGAAAGTCCTTACAGTGAAGGAAATGGTGGAAAAGTATGGATCAATAGCTCGGTTACGTCTTGTCGATATTACTGGTAGGATTAACATTCATGAGGATGGGAATCTTAGGAGGAAGGCTGCTGGAGTCTTAGCTCTCCTCGAACGCTATTCGGGATTTGATACATCATCTCTTGCTACAGGACTCAATGGGTGA